Proteins from one Vicugna pacos chromosome 25, VicPac4, whole genome shotgun sequence genomic window:
- the LYNX1 gene encoding ly-6/neurotoxin-like protein 1 isoform X1, which translates to MCRGHIAGKAGPRSLKRKRQRPASHPRSSTLPTCKTGVRGRLPNAAGAAVPPVDQELPEGRGWPCPLCALPQPRPELNQGPAAVHLPTLPSRLQPWHPCSPCSWWPWLACLWALDCHVCAYNGENCFNPTRCPAMVTYCMTTRTYYTPTRMKVSKSCVTSCFETVYDGYSKHASTTACCQYDLCNGASLAAPATLALALTLLASFWGLL; encoded by the exons ATGTGCCGAGGTCACATAGCAGGTAAAGCAGGACCCAGAAGCCTGAAAAGGAAGCGTCAGCGCCCCGCCTCCCACCCCCGCAGCTCCACGTTACCCACCTGCAAAACTGGGGTGCGGGGCCGACTACCTAACGCTGCGGG GGCTGCAGTGCCTCCAGTAGACCAGGAGCTTCCAGAGGGCAGGGGGTGGCCCTGCCCACTATGCGCCCTGCCCCAACCCCGGCCTGAGTTGAATCAAGGACCAGCTGCTGTCCACTTGCCCACTCTGCCCTCTCGCCTCCAGCCATGGCACCCCTGCTCACCCTGCTCCTGGTGGCCCTGGTTGGCCTGCCTCTGG GCTCTGGACTGCCACGTGTGCGCCTACAATGGAGAGAACTGCTTCAACCCCACGCGCTGCCCGGCCATGGTCACCTACTGCATGACCACACGCACTT ACTACACCCCGACTAGGATGAAGGTGAGCAAGTCATGTGTGACCAGCTGCTTTGAGACCGTGTACGACGGCTACTCCAAGCACGCGTCCACCACGGCCTGCTGCCAGTACGACCTCTGTAACGGCGCCAGCCTCGCTGCCCCCGCGACCCTGGCCCTGGCTCTTACTCTCCTGGCCAGCTTCTGGGGTCTGCTCTGA
- the LYNX1 gene encoding ly-6/neurotoxin-like protein 1 isoform X2: MVHLLLRAAVPPVDQELPEGRGWPCPLCALPQPRPELNQGPAAVHLPTLPSRLQPWHPCSPCSWWPWLACLWALDCHVCAYNGENCFNPTRCPAMVTYCMTTRTYYTPTRMKVSKSCVTSCFETVYDGYSKHASTTACCQYDLCNGASLAAPATLALALTLLASFWGLL, encoded by the exons ATGGTGCACCTGCTTCTGAG GGCTGCAGTGCCTCCAGTAGACCAGGAGCTTCCAGAGGGCAGGGGGTGGCCCTGCCCACTATGCGCCCTGCCCCAACCCCGGCCTGAGTTGAATCAAGGACCAGCTGCTGTCCACTTGCCCACTCTGCCCTCTCGCCTCCAGCCATGGCACCCCTGCTCACCCTGCTCCTGGTGGCCCTGGTTGGCCTGCCTCTGG GCTCTGGACTGCCACGTGTGCGCCTACAATGGAGAGAACTGCTTCAACCCCACGCGCTGCCCGGCCATGGTCACCTACTGCATGACCACACGCACTT ACTACACCCCGACTAGGATGAAGGTGAGCAAGTCATGTGTGACCAGCTGCTTTGAGACCGTGTACGACGGCTACTCCAAGCACGCGTCCACCACGGCCTGCTGCCAGTACGACCTCTGTAACGGCGCCAGCCTCGCTGCCCCCGCGACCCTGGCCCTGGCTCTTACTCTCCTGGCCAGCTTCTGGGGTCTGCTCTGA
- the LYNX1 gene encoding ly-6/neurotoxin-like protein 1 isoform X3: MAPLLTLLLVALVGLPLAQALDCHVCAYNGENCFNPTRCPAMVTYCMTTRTYYTPTRMKVSKSCVTSCFETVYDGYSKHASTTACCQYDLCNGASLAAPATLALALTLLASFWGLL; this comes from the exons ATGGCACCCCTGCTCACCCTGCTCCTGGTGGCCCTGGTTGGCCTGCCTCTGG CCCAGGCTCTGGACTGCCACGTGTGCGCCTACAATGGAGAGAACTGCTTCAACCCCACGCGCTGCCCGGCCATGGTCACCTACTGCATGACCACACGCACTT ACTACACCCCGACTAGGATGAAGGTGAGCAAGTCATGTGTGACCAGCTGCTTTGAGACCGTGTACGACGGCTACTCCAAGCACGCGTCCACCACGGCCTGCTGCCAGTACGACCTCTGTAACGGCGCCAGCCTCGCTGCCCCCGCGACCCTGGCCCTGGCTCTTACTCTCCTGGCCAGCTTCTGGGGTCTGCTCTGA
- the LY6D gene encoding lymphocyte antigen 6D → MKTVLLFLVALAVAAGPAQALRCHVCSSSSNCKKPQTCPASANFCRTMTNVETLSGNLVEKDCVESCTPTNSMQGQVSSGTAATLCCRGDLCNENLQSAAPARALLTSATLGLALALFLLIFISAPSL, encoded by the exons ATGAAGACAGTGCTGCTGTTTCTTGTTGCCTTGGCTGTGGCTGCTGGTCCAG CCCAGGCTCTCCGCTGCCACGTGTGCTCCAGCTCCTCCAACTGTAAGAAACCTCAGACCTGCCCAGCCAGCGCGAACTTCTGCAGGACCATGACCAACG TGGAGACCCTGTCTGGAAACCTGGTGGAGAAGGACTGCGTGGAGTCGTGCACGCCCACGAACAGCATGCAGGGCCAGGTCAGCAGCGGCACGGCGGCCACCCTGTGCTGCCGAGGCGACCTGTGCAACGAGAATCTGCAGAGCGCCGCGCCTGCCCGCGCCCTGCTCACCAGCGCCACCCTCGGCCTGGCGCTGGCCCTTTTCCTCCTCATCTTCATCTCGGCCCCCAGCCTGTGA